GACGGCTGCGAAATCACGAGCAAGGCGGGGGGTCCGCCAACCAGTGCGGACACTCCCTTGAATTGATTACCACCGGCTTTCTCAGCGCATTCCGTGGTGTACCGATCGTACGGTGCCGCGCTGTAGCACTACAGTAGCGCGGCTCGAATAAGTCCGGTCCTGTAACTATACGATCAGTACCGAGGGGGAACCGGTCGTGCCCCCCAAGAAAGTGTCGAAGAGGACCCGGGATCCCGGTTAAACAGAGACCGAGTGAGAGAGTGGATGAGCGGGCAGGGTTTTAGCGGCAGTCTTGGACAAGTCTTGTCGTGCGGGCTAGGGGAGAAGAGTGCCCTTCTTTACACGAAGGATCGATGGATACGCCCCCATCCATGACAGCGTCGATGCGCCCTGCTACCACATCCCTGAGTAAGTTGCTACCATGATCAGACCACACCACACTGTGTGCTGCGGGCGAGTATTATTCCAGCACCAGTaatacgtatgtacgtacatacatacgaGTTACCagccggcgaggcgccgcaACTTGAAAGAGAGCAAGCATTGGAGGATGTgggcaaggggggggccATGGGTGGGTAGCTCCATGCCGGTGTGGCGGGCCGCCCCCACTGATGAGGCTAAGGAACTGGGCTTCCCGTCatggtgcgtgcgtgcgggcgATGTGGTTATGGGGCTCGTTCGGGTCTGCACGAGGTGGTTGCCGAGTTGAGCACACGCATCAGTCGTTGTCTActgcgcctcccccccttgtTGGCATGTGTGCTGTGCTTGCTGTTCTCGTTGAGATGCAGCCCGGGCTGTATCGTTGCCAGGGCGGCCAAGACCTACAGAGAATGACTTGACTCTCTGGCCGCCAATGTTGTATtttgctctgctctgctctgctctgctctgctctacTCTCTCGGCTCTTCACTTTCCTTTAATACCCCACGTAGCACTGCCAGCCAGACCGTTGCAATGATGGGAGATATtaatagcagcagcagcagctcaatGGGAGCAGAAGAGCCTCTTGCccggcgtggccggccgtCTGGGCAAGGCTAGTAAAGTTTGGAGATTGCCTGGCAGTGCGTTCGGCTTCTGTTCGGATGCAAGCCGGGCGGTCTTGGTCCGACCAAGgcaaggagggagggaaggacggcagcgccgtTCTGGAAGCATGGTGAGCCGCCTTGGCGCCATCCTGGGAAACTCAAGTCTCTTCAAAGTCAACCCGAGAATCTCATACCAGGCTAGACGAGCCAGCCGTGGGAAAGACACTGATCTGAGGCAGTACTACTTTGTACTGCCAGCCCCCCGAGCACCGAGACGAAGCTGCTGGAGGTGctgttggcgccggcggacgcCGTTATGCGAGTGCGCTCGTAGGTACACACTTACTACCTTGTGAACGATTGGAGTTGatgagagggagggagcgctCGCTTTGGCAAATGAGCCACAAAGCGAGCTACGCACACAAGAGGTCTGCAGCTCCGGCTGGGATTCGGGTTTTCCGCTTACCCCGCCACTCGTGCGTGGCCTGTTCCGCTGcccatcgacgccgctgtGGATCCCGCGCTGAGGAGGTGAGGGCCCCTGACGGCGGGCGATATGGAATCCTCGCTTGCGGGTACTAAGATACTTCGTACGAAAGGAAGCCAAGAGGCATGGATTCCGTCCTTCGGTCGGCCGCCGATGCGCTGCCcttttctctttctctctttttGCCAGAGGAGACCAGCTCGAAGCGTGTCGGATGGCCTTGCTCGGGCGACCCTCCGATCACCAGAGCAGGGACGGAAGAGGCCGCCAGTGACGGACGCTTGGGGACTGCCTCGCAGCCGAGCTgagcggcgatggcgaacGCTGGGGAAGCCATTCCCAGCGGTCGATGCAACTGTGGCTTCCCGGGGTCACGGAACCCGCTCGCCAGGAATCGCTGCCGCGTTGATGACAAGCGGGGGTCCCTGGCCGCACCCTCCACCCATGCCACGTCCCATCCAATGTCGAGCAGGAGGGGGTTGGAAAAAACTCATCTCCCGCTGGGTGAGGCTTAGATGGCGTTCGctccacggcgccgccatccatcatccatcccaccCACACAGGTACGAAGGAGGTACGAATGGAGGTATGCATCAACTGCCTCAGCGCTTcgtgtacaaagtacagtgCGGCTAATCATGTTGCCAGGGAGGAGAGGAGTGTCGTGCCCGGCCGGGTGGGTGAGAGGGGACGCGGGCTTATCAAGAACACTCTGCCCGGGACCTCCTCGCGCAAAGCAGCCCACCGAGGTAGGCACAATCTCTAGCCAGACAATGGCCGGGTGCGGTGAGACGCCTCGGGCCAAACGCTAAGGTAGTACTGCCTTGGGCACGGTGCCTGGTAGGAAAGGTACCGAAAATTCATCTAGGTTCTGCAACGCATCTTCCTCGACTGAGGAATAAAGTGGTTCCTAGCTAAAGTACTTCCTTACCGGGGGGTATAacaggtacctactaggtaAGTAAAGGACTACTAGGTAAGCTCGTATCTTAGTAGTGCCTTAGTACTTAATTATCTACCTTAGTAGGAGCTAGAAAGGTCTTACTTACGCCTCGCGAACAGAGCTGTTATATGTGCCCCGGGCGGAGCGGACGTCTGTTATAAAGGTACCTTTTTTAGCGAGCCGCCTTACGCATGCACAGAACAAGAGCTGCCGGACCcaggaggggggggttcaATGCTAGAGGCGGGGTGAGCAATGGAAGGTCAGTTAGTACTGTgtaagtactaaggtaggtagcaCTTTAGTAGTAACTTGGGTCTACTAGGTAGTAGCCGACCTCTGCGGCGGTGGATGCCCTGCCCAGCCGGCCTCTGGCCCTACTAAGGTACTTTAGTATGGTCGGGAACTCAACGCACGCGTTTGCGGCGCCCAGCCGTGGACAAGCTGCGGCATTGCAGACagagcgcagcagcgcagcgtcTCTTCGGGCACTAAAATGATGGGGCATGGCATGTAAGGTACGGTACGATACGGAAAAAGGTACCCAGCTAAGGCAGTAAACGAACCTAACTCGCGTCGAGGTACTCAGCGAGAGGCATGGACCCAAAATTAGGCAGCCTTCCTGTCTGTAGGGAGAGCCGAGCACGTTGGCTTGGGCGGTTGTTCGTACGAGTCGGTTGCTACCTTTGCGGAGAGGTACTAAGTTAACTACTAACTACCTAGTAGCTGGGTAGACCGACGGTGTTGACGGGCTGGCTGTTTGTCCCAACTCGTTGCCTCTGTAACTTACGTGCACCTCGCTCAGTCAGTTGGGTGTGTGAGCAGCTCGAGTCAATTCTGACGGTCCAAGTACAGCGAGGTACTCCTCCCTCCCACGGGTCACAGACCGAGCGAGAACCGTTCCTTCATCTGGGCAGGTCCCTCGCTCATTTCCCGCGCGTGTGCTCTCGCTCTCGCATTTCTTCATGCACACTGACTGACCTGACACTCGTCACGGACCTCGCCCGTATCTGGAACAAACAATCACCACTCACACtgtcctctctctctcgctctcgctgCCTGTCTGGTCGCGCCCTGCCCCCTCACCCGGGTCCACGACGACTCACTGAAGCGACGGCCCTCGAGGCGACGCAGGTGGAAGACAAGACGGACAACAACGACTCCGACGACAGACGACAGACGATAGACGAATCGagccgcccccgccgacaccgacgccgccgccgttacATACAAAGTATCCGTCTTCGAATCGTCGCACGCCTCGGCCCTTTGCGAGATCCCTATTTCCATCGCGCAAACCTTGGGCGCCTCTTTTCCTTGGGCAACGAGCCGCACTCGTTGCTCCCCGTCGCATCGCGTCCTCTGCGAGGGCCCcaacgctgctgctgctgcttccgctgctgcttccgctgctgctgccgcttctGCTGGTCGACTGCGCCGCTCTGACGCACCCAAACTTCGaagcgccgcctgcccccAGCGTGACagacgccagccagcgtgGGCACTTACACCACGGGCCTGTCTGCTGTGCCGTACGCTCCACTGCCTACAAAACCCATCGACGCCTCCGAcgaccaggacgacgacgacgagaaccAAGTGGCCTGCTCAACAAGTCATCTCGGGCCCACGCCCGGCCTGTGTCGACTTCCGTACGCTGCAGCCCACCTCACCCCTACTCGAGGTAAGCTTTTGTTTTTGATCTTttttcccccctctcctgcaacatcgtcgtccgtcctcggcggtggcggcgaggggatcgcgcgcgcgccgacatgggcggctcatccaccccctcccccaggcAGACTGGACCCATCTTCACAAATTCGCTACCCCCCCAAGCCGAGTGGTGCGGCGCAGCATGGCAGCCTCAGCGCAACCCCTTCAAGCGATGCGCACgtccttgcccccccccatccctcccgtcccctccCGTCTGCTCCCGTCTGTCCTCTCTTCATCCTTCGACCAACGACTTGCGCAAAACCAACCAGACTTGgaacgcccgccgctcgtTCGCCCCGTCCCCTCGGCACGCAGCCCATCGGCACTTCCCGGCCCTCACCACCCCCATGCCGATCGTCCATCACGACTGCGCTTGCTTCTGCTGCAACGACAGGAACACGATTCAAGGGGACCTGAAAGTTCCTTGACTCAGCGTGCCTTTTCCTGCGCCCACTGCGCCCAGGAGCTAGCCTGGTGTGTATACTTGAACACTGTCGACGGGTGGTCCCGTCTGCTATTCGTACCTCTCGCCTCATAACCGCTTCGCCAACTCACCTGACGTGCCTCACGAGCCAGTCCTTGCTGGGCTTTTTGCGCCTCCACAAGTGCTCCGACCTCATCTATCCGTCCATCCCTTACTGGatcccagccgccgctgccttccTAATTGACTTCTCGAGCTCGACTGACCCAAGCTTCCCGCATCAGGCCGCCCCATCGTATCGTACCTCGATTTGTACCTGGTTCCGTGCCCGTGCCTGTCAGGGTAGCATTTTTGTTGAGGCACTTCACCATCGGTCATCTCAGAGGCGGCTTTGAGCTCGCCTAGCCAGCTTAGCCTGCGCCGAGTAGCTGCGCAGCGTCTCTCTTGCCGAATCCCGATAACGGTGCGCGTCCCTCGTTGGCCAGCCGTGACCGCGCGCGATCAAAACCACATTGCGACGAGCGCAACGACGGACCGAGGTGAGCAGCGGGCGCTGGCTCTCCACGCGACTGGTGCCCTCCTCTTACAACATCCCATCGCCACGCGGCATAAGCAAATCACTCCGCACCTCTTGTCATCGCGGGGCGCCTCTACGCGCCGCTCTCACTCAGGCACAAGTTCTCGTGGACGTCGCCCGTGGTGGTCGCGCTCTCGCTTTTGCCGTTTCACCGCACCCAGCTCCAGCCATCCCACCCGGCGCCCCTCGAGGGCCATGGCTAGTTGAACTACTCGCCTCCGCATCCTAACAACTATGATGACGGCCGCTCGGCATCAGCAACATCCGCCACAGCTCCCAGTCCTCTCGGCCACCGACACCTTTGACCCCGATGAAGTAGTCCCCCGGGACAGTCCCCTCATGCAAGCCCTGCGTCCCAAACTCGAACTGTCGCCGAGTCCGCCGCCGGATATACCACCGGCCCAAGTCAGTCTcagccctcctcccatcGACGACTTCTTCACCTCTAATCGGTCAAAGATCCGCCCTGATTCCGGagtcgccgtcctcgtgTCCTACTTGGACAATGGCCGCCGTCCGGAACTGGCACGGGTTGCTGGTGCTCAGGCCCTAccagacgccgaggaggatgtcGGTGACGACTTATTACGTCGTCATTCATCCCCAGGACCCGTCGAGTCGCCCCGGACCAGGGATATCGCCTCCGGAGCGAGACCTGGCATGATGGGTCCGACGCTGCAGCACATGGCCGCAGATGCGCTCCAGGTCGTATCTAAGGAGCCTCGGTGCCCTCCCGCGCCTCGAGAAACGCTGGACATATCGGCATCAACTCGTCACTTGTCCATCAGCGATGACCGACCCAAAAACGTCGCAGCTTACGCTTCATCCAGGGAACAACAAAGACCCCCTGTACGCTTAAACACAGAGGCCAGGTCGCCACCGGCAATGCTAACCCCTGCGAGCGGCGagcttcctcctctccaGATGGACTCCCCCAGGTCAGAGTCGAACGGACAGAGCTTGCCTTCTATCCGCTCCACCCTAGGCGATATCAAACACATACCCTCCGaaccgcccacgcccgcagACAACGAGATATCGGGGCTCCACAGCGCTGGGGCATCTTTTGCAAGATCGCCACCAATGAGCCGGCCACGCCTACCGCTCATGGCAACCTCCCATGCTTCCCCACCGATCTCCCCAAACGAGGTCTATCAGCGGAGTCTTCCGTCACCGCATTCGCTTCCGGCATCGAGTCCATATTACTACCAGGCGAACGGCGTTAGCCATCGACCCAGCGTCGAATATAGTACCAGTGGCACCGGCGAGACTCCCAGTACCGATCACTCAGCCTCGACGCCTGCTACCGTTGCATCTGTTGTGGATCGCATGAGTATTGATGGCATCACGAACCCGCCCCTCGGCATCTTCGTTTGCAGCTTTGCTGGCTGCAATGCCCCGCCCTTCCAAACGCAATATCTGCTCAACTCCCACGCCAATGTCCATTCTTCGGCGCGTCCGCACTACTGCCCAGTCAAAGGCTGCTCACGGAGCGAGGGTGGCAAGGGCTTTAAGCGCAAGAACGAGATGATACGGCATGGTCTGGTCCACGAGTCGCCGGGCTACGTTTGCCCATTTTGCCCGGACAGAGAGCATAAATATCCTCGGCCGGATAATTTGCAAAGGTGGGTGATCCACGCTCGCCGTCCGGATCGTACAAAGGCAACGCTAACTGGTGTGGCCGAACGCGTAGGCATGTTCGGGTGCACCACGTGGACAAAGACAAAGACGATCCGCTGCTCCGGGAGGTACTGGCGCAGCGGCCAGATGGGCCTAACCGGGGCcggagaaggcgaggagTCCCTGCATAGCAACATGGCTACCTGCTACCGCGTCCCGCGGCTCTCGATATTCGGATCTTGTATTCCTGCGGCTTCGGCGAGAACGCTCTCCGATTCCATGAACCGCCACAATGGACGAACCACAGCAGAACGGTTGGAGTCATGCCCGCGACGACTTTACGCCCATTTTTTCCCGATCAGGACGTGACTTCTTTGTCTTCACTGAAGCGTTTAGTAGCCCGCAACTATCGGCGggaattttttttttttttgaacACATATTTCTTCATTCTTCGTTTCGGCCTCACGCCTCTGATTGAAAGCGGCAGGCCCGGCGCATTCGGGTACAATTTTATATACCAGGCTTTTCTTTGGGGGTCTGGGGAGGCCATGGGATGCTGGGCTGTTGTTCTTGTTCCTTCACGACTCTTCATTTTCCGCCCGGCCGTCCATCCGCTTTGTCATggcaggcgcggctggccggcgaAGGTGGGGGGATCACCTCATGTCAGGCGGATTTCATGTTTTTAGGGCTGGCACGGCGTCCGGATGCTATCAAGTTCGAGTCGAACGAGTTCATGACGGCGAAAGAAAACCAGCAGATTTATATACCAAGTTACATATTATGGGCGTAAATTCACCCTCGGTATGACGCAGTATTTTAGTTGGACATGGGCTGACGGGACGCGCCGTTGTCGTAATTGTTCTATCAAAATCAACTGGGTGGGGTCTCGTCTTGAACAGGAATACCGTGTAACAACATTGCCACAACAGGAGCTGCCCACGTCAAAACGGTTCCCACGCGCCGACCTGCACGGGAGAGTCGCTGAGGATCTCGCCGTCTACGGCCCAGGCCGTGTGGTGGGTGCCAATGCACTCCACAACGAGCCACAGGCCCGCGCCCTGCGCCGTGGCTGGGTCGATGTCGAAGTCGGGTGTGCGGACAGCCGTAACAGGGTCCTGAAACTCGCCGTTGCCCGAGACGGCCACCGTCTCCTGTGCCGGCCCGGAGCCTCGCACGACCGAGACCCGAACCATGAGGGGCGAGGCCTGCCTCCCGCCTTCCTCAGCGCCAGGTGGCAGCACGCTGCGGACGGACACGCTGGCCCGCGTCAGCCAAGATGCGTGCAAGGAGACGCGGCTCTTCTCGTCTCCTTCGGAAAGGCGGAAGGCGCCCAGGGGAGTCCGCAGCCTGCCGGCTCCGTCGGCAGCGATGGGGCTGACGGACACAGGCACCATGGACGCGACGCGAAGGGCGAAGTCTGCGATCTGGCCCGCGTCAAAGGTCGAGCAGACCATGGTGTAGTCGCCGGCCTCCAGCTCGGGcacgtcggccacggcgcacCCGCGCCGATACTCACCCGAGGAGGCGACAAGGTCCTTGACACGGATCGTCGACACTCGTTCCCCGCGCGCCCATACCAAGTCGATGTGAATATGAGCATCCGTGCTGTCAGTAGACAGCAAAATTGATAAAGGAGTCGTCCTGTCTATGGACAGCTTGTACTGTGGGTTTTGATGATATGTTGGGCAGGATGGGTTGCCACCGGCAGTTCGCCGACCCCAGGACCCCGTTCGGTCAATGAAGTGCGACATGCTCTCCTCAGCCTCGCGGACGTGGAGCTCTGTGTGAGAGAATATGGAGAGGGTGAAGGTATAGCTGGACAGGGGGAACTCATGCtgatcgacgacgagcgtgtACTGAGTACCGGGGGCTGTCTCGAGGCGCGCCAGCGTTTGCGGCGAGTCGACATACGGTCCACGATACATTGCCCCGTCGCTGACTTGCACGCGTTTTCCCTTGTtgtcgaagacgaggatgctCATGAAGCCGAGCTGGCAAGCGaccgcggccatggtgccATGTCGGTTACGAGCTATCTCTagctcggcatcgacaaAATGGCGGCTCACCAAGACCCAAACAGTGCCTCcggtcggcgaggagaagGCGAACTGTGGGTTTCGCACGACAGATCCTCCCAAGTACTTGGGGGGCGTGTCCCACGCGAAATGGTTGTCCTGTCGATGGGCGAAGAGGCCAGGGTTCCAGTTGAGGTACATGGACTCGAAGTGCTGAGCCACGTCTTCGATGGCCATCCACGTTGTGCTTGTTCGTGCACGTTACGATTAGCAACGTGTCTGCACACGCCGGGACGGCCGGTACAGTATAGTACTTACTTGTCCTTCTCGACTCCACGGCTCCCGTCCCGGGCCGTCCCGGCCATGAGTGGCGCGTTGCACCAAGGGTTCTTGATGAGCAGAAGACGGCCACCGTCGGCAGCGAGAGTGAGGTCCTCGACAGCATAGCAATGCTCGCCAATAAGACCCATGAACTGTTCCTCTTCGGCAGAAATCCGCCCGGTGCCTAGCGTCACAACAATGTCATGGGACTGGTGGGCAGCTTTGATTCGCTCCCACGTCTCGTCGAGATCGAAATCCTCGCTGTGGCAGTATTAGGGGTCATACATGCATATCAACATGAGCGTGCTCGTGATGGGCTGGATCGCGATGGGGGGCCGAAAAAGAAAGCCTTACCGTTGAAGAAACAACTGCTCTGGTATCCAACCGGTGAGCACCCAAAGGTCAGTCCCCGAGTTGCTCCCAGGGAAATCATAACCTCCTCTGACTTTGAGATAGGCCTTTTCCAACAAAGCCGGCCACAACAGATGAGGATTTCGCCTGTCAACCACAAAGAGGGCCCGGTCGGTCCGCGATGCGGGGAGCGTGTCGTCGATAACGACACGTCGAGCGCAGCCATTGAAATTCATTCGCAGCACATACTTACCCGATGGCGAGAGTTTCGGACGGCCTTGCTCATGGTCGTACGGGTTGATAATAGAAGCAAGTACCTGGGGGGGTTGGTCAGACTCTAATCAAGGGAGGGCAGGACGCGACGGGCCAAACGTACGGCGTGCTTTCCCACGAGGACTTTAGTGGCAGCCGATAGGCTGGCAACGACGGAACAGTCAGTGGTGATGTCCTGGACCAAGTCACAGCGATCTGGAAGTTGCATCAGGGTGCTCTCGTCGACAGTCTCGTGGGCGAGGTCCAGCCGGAACGCTTCCGCTGGCCTCTTCCAGCCAGCAAAGTTCTCAGCCTGAGTTGCCGAGAGCGGAAACGCGGCGTCATCTCTAGGGGGAAAGGGTCAACAATGGCCATCAAGTTCGCAGAGAGAGCAAAGGAGCACCTGAATTGGGTGGCGCCAGGACTCAGGGAAAATTCGTCATCCGCAGGGCGGGATTGCCAGGGAGGAAATTCATTGCCATGAAGGCGCGAAGCGAGGCGCAAGATGGTAGGCTGAGGCGGCAGGGCTGGTTGGGCATTGGCAGCAATCCGagccttgagcttctcggcgtgGGCAATGAGCTCACGACACCTCCGTCTCAGTCGAGCGGCATCCGACTTGCTAGAGGCCTCGCCTGCCGCGGCCATATACAGCTCGGCGGCACGGATGGCATACGTCAAGGCATCTTGGCCACTGGAGCGAGCAaggagggcctcggcggcctaAGGCAGTGGGGGATCTCGTTAGATGGACGCGTGAGGGGTGTAGAAGGCAACAACGACGGACCTGTGCTCTCCGCTCCATGTCCTGTGCGTGCGAGCGAAGTTGAAGCAATCCGTAACGTCGTCACGAGTAAGGCGTCCGGGGTCTAAGTCAGGTCTGACCTAGGTGGTCAGGAGCCTGTCTGTCCCGGAACAAGCAGGGAGAGCCCAGCTACCGAATCGTAGTACCCACAAGCAGAATCTGGACTCTGGAGACGGCGTTCGGTTGCGCGTGTGCCAACCAACGCGACATGGCTGAGGGTGGTCTCCAGGCGGCTAGCTGTCGAGCCTTGAGGCCTGGGACAGGTTCGATGGCTCAGCGTCGGAGGTGCGGAGATGGCGCGACAAGATGTTCTTGCGGAACAGGATATAAACCTACACAGCAGCAGTACAGGTAGCACGGCTGGGAGGCCTAGGCTCCGCTGCCACAATCGTCCGCGACGTTGGGGAACGGACGCAGTTGGGTTaggtggcgatgatgagccgggctctggcagcggcaacggcaacggcaacggccacggcggcgcggggtgGACGGCTGGGTGGGTACGTGTTATGGACGGATCAACGGAGCGAGAGATAGATTTTTAAGGCAACCCGGTAACAAGCTGGGTCGAATTAGTCGTTAGTAGGTTGTGGGCAGCGCCAGGTTTGTTGGACAGTTGGGGTCGGCCCCATCGGCTTGCACGCAAGTGCGGCAAACGTGGTGGTTGAGACGGGAGGAGGTACGTATCCACTAGGTACGTATTCGTAAGTAAACACTACCTGAATAAGGAGGTAAGTTTATGCTCTCGCTCTAGGGTTCAGGCACTCACCTACCGAGTATTTACACATATATCACATTGTGTATAGTTATCAAGTTGGCATGCACAGTATACCTTAGGTAGGTGCACGAACATTACCAAACTTGGACACGACAAACGCAGTGAGCACCGTACCTGACCAAGGTGGGTTCTTGGCACGGGGTCGCGATGTTGTTTCGCCATCGACCAAGATTTGGTCCTGATGAGCGGGCGTTTTCTTGTTTGCGCGGCGGGGTACTAAGTTAATGTGCTCTTTAGGTGAAGCTATGGGCAAAGAGCCAATGCCAGAAGCAGAGGCAAGGGCAGGCAAGTGCCGACGGCCACTCGCAACGGGGCGATCGATCATTCGTACTTTGGTACTCTAGGTGGGAGTGGGAGAGGGAGACACGCCTGACTGACATGACATGCTGTGCACTGAAACTCGTGCGCGGTGGGGCTCAACCGAGGTCTGTCGCGGCCCGGAGGGTGAGACCGACCAACTGGCACCCGCAGCGACCCAAGCATCCAAGCAACCAAGGTGGTTCTTCGGTGAGTCGTCGTTGACTGCAGATCCCTCCATCTGCCCT
The genomic region above belongs to Purpureocillium takamizusanense chromosome 5, complete sequence and contains:
- a CDS encoding uncharacterized protein (COG:S~EggNog:ENOG503P1ZR) — protein: MMTAARHQQHPPQLPVLSATDTFDPDEVVPRDSPLMQALRPKLELSPSPPPDIPPAQVSLSPPPIDDFFTSNRSKIRPDSGVAVLVSYLDNGRRPELARVAGAQALPDAEEDVGDDLLRRHSSPGPVESPRTRDIASGARPGMMGPTLQHMAADALQVVSKEPRCPPAPRETLDISASTRHLSISDDRPKNVAAYASSREQQRPPVRLNTEARSPPAMLTPASGELPPLQMDSPRSESNGQSLPSIRSTLGDIKHIPSEPPTPADNEISGLHSAGASFARSPPMSRPRLPLMATSHASPPISPNEVYQRSLPSPHSLPASSPYYYQANGVSHRPSVEYSTSGTGETPSTDHSASTPATVASVVDRMSIDGITNPPLGIFVCSFAGCNAPPFQTQYLLNSHANVHSSARPHYCPVKGCSRSEGGKGFKRKNEMIRHGLVHESPGYVCPFCPDREHKYPRPDNLQRHVRVHHVDKDKDDPLLREVLAQRPDGPNRGRRRRGVPA
- a CDS encoding uncharacterized protein (COG:S~EggNog:ENOG503P1ZR), encoding MMTAARHQQHPPQLPVLSATDTFDPDEVVPRDSPLMQALRPKLELSPSPPPDIPPAQIRPDSGVAVLVSYLDNGRRPELARVAGAQALPDAEEDVGDDLLRRHSSPGPVESPRTRDIASGARPGMMGPTLQHMAADALQVVSKEPRCPPAPRETLDISASTRHLSISDDRPKNVAAYASSREQQRPPVRLNTEARSPPAMLTPASGELPPLQMDSPRSESNGQSLPSIRSTLGDIKHIPSEPPTPADNEISGLHSAGASFARSPPMSRPRLPLMATSHASPPISPNEVYQRSLPSPHSLPASSPYYYQANGVSHRPSVEYSTSGTGETPSTDHSASTPATVASVVDRMSIDGITNPPLGIFVCSFAGCNAPPFQTQYLLNSHANVHSSARPHYCPVKGCSRSEGGKGFKRKNEMIRHGLVHESPGYVCPFCPDREHKYPRPDNLQRWVIHARRPDRTKATLTGVAERVGMFGCTTWTKTKTIRCSGRYWRSGQMGLTGAGEGEESLHSNMATCYRVPRLSIFGSCIPAASARTLSDSMNRHNGRTTAERLESCPRRLYAHFFPIRT
- the RIM13 gene encoding cysteine protease, variant 2 (EggNog:ENOG503NUCA~COG:O~COG:T~MEROPS:MER0005406) codes for the protein MAAAGEASSKSDAARLRRRCRELIAHAEKLKARIAANAQPALPPQPTILRLASRLHGNEFPPWQSRPADDEFSLSPGATQFRDDAAFPLSATQAENFAGWKRPAEAFRLDLAHETVDESTLMQLPDRCDLVQDITTDCSVVASLSAATKVLVGKHAVLASIINPYDHEQGRPKLSPSGKYVLRMNFNGCARRVVIDDTLPASRTDRALFVVDRRNPHLLWPALLEKAYLKVRGGYDFPGSNSGTDLWVLTGWIPEQLFLQREDFDLDETWERIKAAHQSHDIVVTLGTGRISAEEEQFMGLIGEHCYAVEDLTLAADGGRLLLIKNPWCNAPLMAGTARDGSRGVEKDNTTWMAIEDVAQHFESMYLNWNPGLFAHRQDNHFAWDTPPKYLGGSVVRNPQFAFSSPTGGTVWVLVSRHFVDAELEIARNRHGTMAAVACQLGFMSILVFDNKGKRVQVSDGAMYRGPYVDSPQTLARLETAPGTQYTLVVDQHEFPLSSYTFTLSIFSHTELHVREAEESMSHFIDRTGSWGRRTAGGNPSCPTYHQNPQYKLSIDRTTPLSILLSTDSTDAHIHIDLVWARGERVSTIRVKDLVASSGEYRRGCAVADVPELEAGDYTMVCSTFDAGQIADFALRVASMVPVSVSPIAADGAGRLRTPLGAFRLSEGDEKSRVSLHASWLTRASVSVRSVLPPGAEEGGRQASPLMVRVSVVRGSGPAQETVAVSGNGEFQDPVTAVRTPDFDIDPATAQGAGLWLVVECIGTHHTAWAVDGEILSDSPVQVGAWEPF
- the RIM13 gene encoding cysteine protease (EggNog:ENOG503NUCA~COG:O~COG:T~MEROPS:MER0005406); its protein translation is MERRAQAAEALLARSSGQDALTYAIRAAELYMAAAGEASSKSDAARLRRRCRELIAHAEKLKARIAANAQPALPPQPTILRLASRLHGNEFPPWQSRPADDEFSLSPGATQFRDDAAFPLSATQAENFAGWKRPAEAFRLDLAHETVDESTLMQLPDRCDLVQDITTDCSVVASLSAATKVLVGKHAVLASIINPYDHEQGRPKLSPSGKYVLRMNFNGCARRVVIDDTLPASRTDRALFVVDRRNPHLLWPALLEKAYLKVRGGYDFPGSNSGTDLWVLTGWIPEQLFLQREDFDLDETWERIKAAHQSHDIVVTLGTGRISAEEEQFMGLIGEHCYAVEDLTLAADGGRLLLIKNPWCNAPLMAGTARDGSRGVEKDNTTWMAIEDVAQHFESMYLNWNPGLFAHRQDNHFAWDTPPKYLGGSVVRNPQFAFSSPTGGTVWVLVSRHFVDAELEIARNRHGTMAAVACQLGFMSILVFDNKGKRVQVSDGAMYRGPYVDSPQTLARLETAPGTQYTLVVDQHEFPLSSYTFTLSIFSHTELHVREAEESMSHFIDRTGSWGRRTAGGNPSCPTYHQNPQYKLSIDRTTPLSILLSTDSTDAHIHIDLVWARGERVSTIRVKDLVASSGEYRRGCAVADVPELEAGDYTMVCSTFDAGQIADFALRVASMVPVSVSPIAADGAGRLRTPLGAFRLSEGDEKSRVSLHASWLTRASVSVRSVLPPGAEEGGRQASPLMVRVSVVRGSGPAQETVAVSGNGEFQDPVTAVRTPDFDIDPATAQGAGLWLVVECIGTHHTAWAVDGEILSDSPVQVGAWEPF